The Stratiformator vulcanicus genome has a segment encoding these proteins:
- the pheA gene encoding prephenate dehydratase produces the protein MAKKATASSNAAKKTGSKTGAKKSVKRKKPTATAVKQLDQQIVKLLNERADQIAELLRGEEDPAAALYDPTHDEQLLKTAVGLNKGDLPEQTLRRVFQEVISAAKRRIRVQRVVYLGPEFSFSHLAAIERFGQSADLVPVNTIGAVFEEVNRGHAMFGIVPIENSTDGRVVDTLSMFGKLPVRICGEVQLQIHLHLLANGPRGQITEVYSKPQALSQCRNWLARNMPQARLIEVTSTSTAAQLARTKPGAAAVASQQAAVDNGLTIQAENIEDNPHNITRFAVIGEDICKRSGKDRTAVLLQVAHQPGALHDALMAFKKNKINLTWIESFPLFGAENGYQFFLDFEGHADDAAISRVLSDLEKKAVRMELLGSYPRSLTIG, from the coding sequence GCGAGTTCGAACGCAGCAAAGAAAACGGGGTCGAAGACCGGGGCAAAGAAGTCGGTCAAACGCAAGAAGCCAACCGCGACCGCGGTGAAGCAGCTCGATCAACAGATCGTGAAACTCCTGAACGAGCGGGCCGACCAGATCGCCGAACTGCTGCGAGGCGAGGAGGATCCGGCCGCCGCGCTGTACGATCCCACTCACGATGAGCAATTGCTGAAGACCGCCGTGGGCCTCAACAAAGGGGACCTGCCAGAGCAAACGCTTCGTCGCGTTTTTCAGGAGGTCATCAGCGCGGCCAAGCGACGCATTCGCGTGCAGCGGGTCGTCTATCTCGGTCCGGAATTCAGCTTCTCCCATCTGGCGGCAATCGAACGATTCGGGCAATCGGCTGACCTGGTGCCGGTCAACACAATCGGCGCGGTCTTCGAAGAGGTCAATCGCGGGCACGCGATGTTCGGGATCGTTCCGATCGAAAACAGCACCGACGGACGCGTGGTCGACACGCTTTCGATGTTCGGCAAATTGCCGGTTCGAATTTGCGGCGAGGTTCAGCTTCAGATCCACCTGCACCTGTTAGCGAACGGTCCGCGTGGGCAAATCACCGAGGTTTACAGCAAGCCGCAGGCGCTGTCGCAGTGTCGCAACTGGCTGGCCCGCAACATGCCGCAGGCGCGGCTGATCGAGGTCACCAGCACATCGACTGCCGCACAACTGGCCCGCACGAAACCGGGGGCTGCGGCCGTCGCAAGCCAGCAGGCTGCCGTCGACAATGGCCTGACGATCCAAGCCGAAAACATTGAAGACAACCCGCACAACATCACGCGCTTCGCCGTGATCGGCGAGGACATCTGCAAGCGCAGCGGTAAAGACCGCACGGCTGTTCTGCTGCAGGTCGCCCACCAACCGGGCGCCTTGCACGATGCACTGATGGCTTTTAAGAAGAACAAGATTAATCTGACTTGGATCGAATCGTTCCCGCTGTTCGGTGCCGAAAACGGCTACCAGTTTTTCCTCGACTTCGAGGGACACGCCGATGATGCTGCCATCAGTCGAGTATTGAGCGATTTGGAGAAAAAAGCCGTCCGGATGGAACTGCTGGGATCGTATCCTCGCAGTTTGACGATCGGTTAG